One region of Quercus lobata isolate SW786 chromosome 2, ValleyOak3.0 Primary Assembly, whole genome shotgun sequence genomic DNA includes:
- the LOC115976278 gene encoding uncharacterized protein LOC115976278 isoform X2 — protein MIKDPIKHVEPDPVKENNRKCSIHESYKVFRNTNSSSMAKNDVQDTILEIDLTMCPPFAGIKQTGMESTLDPVEVNLLNRKKRRRKNRKKKTNVLQNSGQVQKLPEEGCPTSINHMSSTSELSISADDNCKVLTSTHSFSMPRSEVEDTISGVEQTSMEATQNPAEVNLVSRKKRRMGSPMTTTNAQQNNGQGQKLLEQGFLTSTNHMNNTSTRSLSGERNGVEKAVSLGTDENSPLSVINSSQSLSHGSYKVFSNTSSSSMAKSEEQGTILGVEFTLCSPFDRIEQMGVETTQDLVEVNLESQKRKKKKNRKKPPKALQNSGQSQKLLEEGCLTSTNHMNIMSTSSLSAEKNNGGNISLFGTEEINTSPVANSSQSLSHENHKVNVNSFSMSRSDAQDTVPGVDSALCPSISRIEERGMEATQNPVEVNPGSLKKRRKSRKKKHNALQNSGQPQQLPEERFLTSTNHMNIMSTVGLSDKRNSEGKVISLGTDETNTFAVTNSSQGLSHENLKHFNNANSFLMTKSEVQDTTPGADSTLCPPFDGIDQCRETTQNPVEVNPVCKKKKRRRNRKKHPDALQNGGQTQKLPEEGCLTIANHKNIISTVSSLDERNTEEKVISLGTGETNSFSVTNSSASLSRENSKVFSNTYSLPIMCPPLAEIERVGLETTKNPVEVNMVIKKRKKRKRNKKKEPNTLHNGGQAQKLGEDSCPTSTNDMHIMSNLSLSDEKNGEEKFFAPAGDKIEQVCVAVADEGDKNSEISHISLLRAPVGHLRKKLLILDINGVLADIVLPAPKNCKPDFKFAGRALFKRPFYQDFLKFCFERFEVGVWSSRAKKNVTRVIDYLMGGVKRKLLLCWDRSHCTPTKFKTLEDKHKPVVLKELTKIWEKHDPSLPWKKGDYNQSNTLLLDDSPYKALLNPPHTAIFPDSFNFQNTGDKSLGAGGELRVYLEGLAEAENVQNYVRENPFGQRAITERNASWEFYERIINSLKS, from the exons ATGATAAAGGATCCCATAAAACATGTGGAACCTGATCCAGTTAaggaaaataatagaaaatgctCCATACATGAAAGTTATAAGGTCTTTAGGAATACTAATTCTTCCTCAATGGCCAAAAATGACGTGCAAGATACAATCTTAGAAATAGATCTGACAATGTGCCCTCCCTTTGCTGGTATTAAACAAACGGGCATGGAATCAACCCTAGATCCTGTGGAAGTGAATCTGttgaatagaaagaaaaggagaaggaaaaatCGGAAAAAGAAGACAAATGTACTTCAAAATAGTGGACAAGTTCAAAAGTTGCCAGAGGAAGGTTGCCCTACTAGCATCAATCATATGAGTAGTACATCAGAACTAAGTATATCAG CAGATGACAATTGTAAGGTCTTAACCAGCACACATTCTTTTTCAATGCCAAGGAGTGAAGTGGAAGATACTATCTCAGGAGTAGAACAGACAAGCATGGAAGCAACCCAAAATCCTGCGGAAGTGAATCTGGTGAgtagaaagaaaaggagaatgGGAAGTCCTATGACAACGACTAATGCACAGCAAAACAATGGACAAGGTCAAAAGCTTCTAGAGCAAGGTTTTCTTACAAGCACCAATCACATGAATAATACGTCAACACGAAGCCTATCAGGTGAAAGAAATGGTGTAGAAAAGGCTGTTTCATTAGGTACTGATGAAAATAGTCCTCTTTCAGTGATCAATTCTTCACAGAGTTTGTCACATGGCAGTTATAAGGTCTTCAGCAATACTAGTTCTTCTTCAATGGCCAAGAGTGAAGAGCAGGGTACTATCCTGGGGGTAGAATTTACACTGTGCTCTCCCTTTGATAGGATTGAACAAATGGGTGTGGAAACAACTCAAGATCTTGTAGAAGTGAATCTGGAAagtcaaaagagaaaaaagaagaaaaatcggAAGAAGCCTCCTAAGGCACTGCAAAATAGCGGACAAAGTCAAAAGCTGCTTGAGGAAGGTTGTCTAACTAGCACCAATCATATGAATATTATGTCAACATCAAGTTTGTCAGCTGAAAAAAACAATGGAGGAAACATTAGCTTGTTCGGAACAGAAGAAATTAATACTTCTCCAGTGGCTAATTCTTCACAGAGTTTATCACATGAAAATCATAAGGTCAATGTTAATTCCTTTTCAATGAGCAGGAGTGATGCACAAGACACTGTTCCAGGGGTAGATTCAGCACTGTGCCCTTCCATTTCTAGGATTGAGGAGAGGGGCATGGAGGCAACCCAAAATCCTGTGGAAGTGAATCCGGGGAGTCtaaagaaaaggaggaaaagTCGGAAGAAGAAGCATAATGCATTACAAAATAGTGGACAACCTCAACAGCTGCCAGAGGAACGTTTTCTGACAAGCACCAATCACATGAATATTATGTCAACAGTAGGTCTATCAGATAAAAGAAACAGTGAAGGAAAAGTTATTTCACTGGGCACTGATGAAACTAATACTTTTGCAGTGACTAATTCCTCACAAGGTCTGTCACATGAAAATTTGAAGCACTTCAACAATGCTAATTCTTTTTTGATGACCAAGAGTGAAGTGCAAGATACTACCCCAGGAGCAGATTCAACACTGTGCCCTCCCTTTGATGGGATTGACCAGTGTAGGGAAACAACCCAAAATCCCGTGGAAGTAAATCCAGtgtgtaaaaagaaaaaaagaaggagaaatcGGAAAAAGCACCCTGATGCTTTGCAAAATGGTGGACAAACTCAAAAGCTGCCAGAGGAAGGTTGCCTGACTATTGCCAATCATAAGAATATTATATCAACTGTGAGTTCATTAGATGAAAGAAATACTGAAGAAAAAGTTATTTCATTGGGTACTGGTGAAACTAACTCTTTCTCAGTGACCAATTCTTCAGCAAGTCTATCACGTGAAAATTCTAAGGTCTTCAGCAATACTTATTCTTTGCCAATAATGTGCCCTCCCTTAGCTGAAATTGAACGGGTGGGTTTGGAAACAACCAAAAATCCTGTGGAAGTGAATATGGtgattaaaaaaaggaaaaaaagaaaaagaaataaaaagaaagagccTAATACATTGCATAATGGTGGACAAGCTCAAAAGCTGGGTGAGGACAGTTGCCCAACTAGCACCAATGATATGCATATTATGTCAAATCTAAGTCTATCGGATGAAAAAAATGGTGAAGAAAAGTTTTTTGCACCAGCTGGTGATAAAATTGAACAAGTTTGTGTTGCTGTTGCTGATGAAGGGGATAAAAACTCAGAGATTTCTCATATTTCTCTTTTGAGAGCACCTGTTGGTCATTTGAGGAAGAAGCTTCTTATTCTTGATATAAATGGGGTGCTTGCTGATATAGTTCTACCTGCTCCAAAGAATTGCAAACCAGACTTTAAATTTGCAGGACGGGCAC TATTCAAGAGGCCATTCTATCAGGATTTCCTGAAGTTCTGCTTTGAGAGATTTGAAGTGGGCGTGTGGTCCTCAAGAGCCAA GAAAAATGTGACAAGGGTGATTGATTATTTGATGGGAGGTGTGAAGCGTAAGCTGCTACTTTGTTGG GATCGATCTCATTGCACTCCTACAAAGTTCAAGACTCTTGAAGACAAGCATAAGCCTGTGGTCTTAAAGGAGTTGACGAAAATTTGGGAAAAACATGACCCTAGTCTTCCATGGAAGAAGGGAGACTATAATCAATCAAATACGTTGTTGTTGGATGATTCTCCATACAAAGCATTGCTTAATCCT CCGCACACAGCAATCTTCCCTGATtcattcaattttcaaaatacggGTGATAAATCATTAG
- the LOC115976278 gene encoding uncharacterized protein LOC115976278 isoform X1: MIKDPIKHVEPDPVKENNRKCSIHESYKVFRNTNSSSMAKNDVQDTILEIDLTMCPPFAGIKQTGMESTLDPVEVNLLNRKKRRRKNRKKKTNVLQNSGQVQKLPEEGCPTSINHMSSTSELSISGERNCEEKVILLGTDETNSFSVTNPSQILADDNCKVLTSTHSFSMPRSEVEDTISGVEQTSMEATQNPAEVNLVSRKKRRMGSPMTTTNAQQNNGQGQKLLEQGFLTSTNHMNNTSTRSLSGERNGVEKAVSLGTDENSPLSVINSSQSLSHGSYKVFSNTSSSSMAKSEEQGTILGVEFTLCSPFDRIEQMGVETTQDLVEVNLESQKRKKKKNRKKPPKALQNSGQSQKLLEEGCLTSTNHMNIMSTSSLSAEKNNGGNISLFGTEEINTSPVANSSQSLSHENHKVNVNSFSMSRSDAQDTVPGVDSALCPSISRIEERGMEATQNPVEVNPGSLKKRRKSRKKKHNALQNSGQPQQLPEERFLTSTNHMNIMSTVGLSDKRNSEGKVISLGTDETNTFAVTNSSQGLSHENLKHFNNANSFLMTKSEVQDTTPGADSTLCPPFDGIDQCRETTQNPVEVNPVCKKKKRRRNRKKHPDALQNGGQTQKLPEEGCLTIANHKNIISTVSSLDERNTEEKVISLGTGETNSFSVTNSSASLSRENSKVFSNTYSLPIMCPPLAEIERVGLETTKNPVEVNMVIKKRKKRKRNKKKEPNTLHNGGQAQKLGEDSCPTSTNDMHIMSNLSLSDEKNGEEKFFAPAGDKIEQVCVAVADEGDKNSEISHISLLRAPVGHLRKKLLILDINGVLADIVLPAPKNCKPDFKFAGRALFKRPFYQDFLKFCFERFEVGVWSSRAKKNVTRVIDYLMGGVKRKLLLCWDRSHCTPTKFKTLEDKHKPVVLKELTKIWEKHDPSLPWKKGDYNQSNTLLLDDSPYKALLNPPHTAIFPDSFNFQNTGDKSLGAGGELRVYLEGLAEAENVQNYVRENPFGQRAITERNASWEFYERIINSLKS; the protein is encoded by the exons ATGATAAAGGATCCCATAAAACATGTGGAACCTGATCCAGTTAaggaaaataatagaaaatgctCCATACATGAAAGTTATAAGGTCTTTAGGAATACTAATTCTTCCTCAATGGCCAAAAATGACGTGCAAGATACAATCTTAGAAATAGATCTGACAATGTGCCCTCCCTTTGCTGGTATTAAACAAACGGGCATGGAATCAACCCTAGATCCTGTGGAAGTGAATCTGttgaatagaaagaaaaggagaaggaaaaatCGGAAAAAGAAGACAAATGTACTTCAAAATAGTGGACAAGTTCAAAAGTTGCCAGAGGAAGGTTGCCCTACTAGCATCAATCATATGAGTAGTACATCAGAACTAAGTATATCAGGTGAAAGAAACTGTgaagaaaaagttattttattggGCACTGATGAAACTAATTCCTTTTCAGTGACTAATCCTTCACAAATTCTAGCAGATGACAATTGTAAGGTCTTAACCAGCACACATTCTTTTTCAATGCCAAGGAGTGAAGTGGAAGATACTATCTCAGGAGTAGAACAGACAAGCATGGAAGCAACCCAAAATCCTGCGGAAGTGAATCTGGTGAgtagaaagaaaaggagaatgGGAAGTCCTATGACAACGACTAATGCACAGCAAAACAATGGACAAGGTCAAAAGCTTCTAGAGCAAGGTTTTCTTACAAGCACCAATCACATGAATAATACGTCAACACGAAGCCTATCAGGTGAAAGAAATGGTGTAGAAAAGGCTGTTTCATTAGGTACTGATGAAAATAGTCCTCTTTCAGTGATCAATTCTTCACAGAGTTTGTCACATGGCAGTTATAAGGTCTTCAGCAATACTAGTTCTTCTTCAATGGCCAAGAGTGAAGAGCAGGGTACTATCCTGGGGGTAGAATTTACACTGTGCTCTCCCTTTGATAGGATTGAACAAATGGGTGTGGAAACAACTCAAGATCTTGTAGAAGTGAATCTGGAAagtcaaaagagaaaaaagaagaaaaatcggAAGAAGCCTCCTAAGGCACTGCAAAATAGCGGACAAAGTCAAAAGCTGCTTGAGGAAGGTTGTCTAACTAGCACCAATCATATGAATATTATGTCAACATCAAGTTTGTCAGCTGAAAAAAACAATGGAGGAAACATTAGCTTGTTCGGAACAGAAGAAATTAATACTTCTCCAGTGGCTAATTCTTCACAGAGTTTATCACATGAAAATCATAAGGTCAATGTTAATTCCTTTTCAATGAGCAGGAGTGATGCACAAGACACTGTTCCAGGGGTAGATTCAGCACTGTGCCCTTCCATTTCTAGGATTGAGGAGAGGGGCATGGAGGCAACCCAAAATCCTGTGGAAGTGAATCCGGGGAGTCtaaagaaaaggaggaaaagTCGGAAGAAGAAGCATAATGCATTACAAAATAGTGGACAACCTCAACAGCTGCCAGAGGAACGTTTTCTGACAAGCACCAATCACATGAATATTATGTCAACAGTAGGTCTATCAGATAAAAGAAACAGTGAAGGAAAAGTTATTTCACTGGGCACTGATGAAACTAATACTTTTGCAGTGACTAATTCCTCACAAGGTCTGTCACATGAAAATTTGAAGCACTTCAACAATGCTAATTCTTTTTTGATGACCAAGAGTGAAGTGCAAGATACTACCCCAGGAGCAGATTCAACACTGTGCCCTCCCTTTGATGGGATTGACCAGTGTAGGGAAACAACCCAAAATCCCGTGGAAGTAAATCCAGtgtgtaaaaagaaaaaaagaaggagaaatcGGAAAAAGCACCCTGATGCTTTGCAAAATGGTGGACAAACTCAAAAGCTGCCAGAGGAAGGTTGCCTGACTATTGCCAATCATAAGAATATTATATCAACTGTGAGTTCATTAGATGAAAGAAATACTGAAGAAAAAGTTATTTCATTGGGTACTGGTGAAACTAACTCTTTCTCAGTGACCAATTCTTCAGCAAGTCTATCACGTGAAAATTCTAAGGTCTTCAGCAATACTTATTCTTTGCCAATAATGTGCCCTCCCTTAGCTGAAATTGAACGGGTGGGTTTGGAAACAACCAAAAATCCTGTGGAAGTGAATATGGtgattaaaaaaaggaaaaaaagaaaaagaaataaaaagaaagagccTAATACATTGCATAATGGTGGACAAGCTCAAAAGCTGGGTGAGGACAGTTGCCCAACTAGCACCAATGATATGCATATTATGTCAAATCTAAGTCTATCGGATGAAAAAAATGGTGAAGAAAAGTTTTTTGCACCAGCTGGTGATAAAATTGAACAAGTTTGTGTTGCTGTTGCTGATGAAGGGGATAAAAACTCAGAGATTTCTCATATTTCTCTTTTGAGAGCACCTGTTGGTCATTTGAGGAAGAAGCTTCTTATTCTTGATATAAATGGGGTGCTTGCTGATATAGTTCTACCTGCTCCAAAGAATTGCAAACCAGACTTTAAATTTGCAGGACGGGCAC TATTCAAGAGGCCATTCTATCAGGATTTCCTGAAGTTCTGCTTTGAGAGATTTGAAGTGGGCGTGTGGTCCTCAAGAGCCAA GAAAAATGTGACAAGGGTGATTGATTATTTGATGGGAGGTGTGAAGCGTAAGCTGCTACTTTGTTGG GATCGATCTCATTGCACTCCTACAAAGTTCAAGACTCTTGAAGACAAGCATAAGCCTGTGGTCTTAAAGGAGTTGACGAAAATTTGGGAAAAACATGACCCTAGTCTTCCATGGAAGAAGGGAGACTATAATCAATCAAATACGTTGTTGTTGGATGATTCTCCATACAAAGCATTGCTTAATCCT CCGCACACAGCAATCTTCCCTGATtcattcaattttcaaaatacggGTGATAAATCATTAG
- the LOC115976278 gene encoding uncharacterized protein LOC115976278 isoform X6 → MIKDPIKHVEPDPVKENNRKCSIHESYKVFRNTNSSSMAKNDVQDTILEIDLTMCPPFAGIKQTGMESTLDPVEVNLLNRKKRRRKNRKKKTNVLQNSGQVQKLPEEGCPTSINHMSSTSELSISGERNCEEKVILLGTDETNSFSVTNPSQILADDNCKVLTSTHSFSMPRSEVEDTISGVEQTSMEATQNPAEVNLVSRKKRRMGSPMTTTNAQQNNGQGQKLLEQGFLTSTNHMNNTSTRSLSGERNGVEKAVSLGTDENSPLSVINSSQSLSHGSYKVFSNTSSSSMAKSEEQGTILGVEFTLCSPFDRIEQMGVETTQDLVEVNLESQKRKKKKNRKKPPKALQNSGQSQKLLEEGCLTSTNHMNIMSTSSLSAEKNNGGNISLFGTEEINTSPVANSSQSLSHENHKVNVNSFSMSRSDAQDTVPGVDSALCPSISRIEERGMEATQNPVEVNPGSLKKRRKSRKKKHNALQNSGQPQQLPEERFLTSTNHMNIMSTVGLSDKRNSEGKVISLGTDETNTFAVTNSSQGLSHENLKHFNNANSFLMTKSEVQDTTPGADSTLCPPFDGIDQCRETTQNPVEVNPVCKKKKRRRNRKKHPDALQNGGQTQKLPEEGCLTIANHKNIISTVSSLDERNTEEKVISLGTGETNSFSVTNSSASLSRENSKVFSNTYSLPIMCPPLAEIERVGLETTKNPVEVNMVIKKRKKRKRNKKKEPNTLHNGGQAQKLGEDSCPTSTNDMHIMSNLSLSDEKNGEEKFFAPAGDKIEQVCVAVADEGDKNSEISHISLLRAPVGHLRKKLLILDINGVLADIVLPAPKNCKPDFKFAGRYSRGHSIRIS, encoded by the exons ATGATAAAGGATCCCATAAAACATGTGGAACCTGATCCAGTTAaggaaaataatagaaaatgctCCATACATGAAAGTTATAAGGTCTTTAGGAATACTAATTCTTCCTCAATGGCCAAAAATGACGTGCAAGATACAATCTTAGAAATAGATCTGACAATGTGCCCTCCCTTTGCTGGTATTAAACAAACGGGCATGGAATCAACCCTAGATCCTGTGGAAGTGAATCTGttgaatagaaagaaaaggagaaggaaaaatCGGAAAAAGAAGACAAATGTACTTCAAAATAGTGGACAAGTTCAAAAGTTGCCAGAGGAAGGTTGCCCTACTAGCATCAATCATATGAGTAGTACATCAGAACTAAGTATATCAGGTGAAAGAAACTGTgaagaaaaagttattttattggGCACTGATGAAACTAATTCCTTTTCAGTGACTAATCCTTCACAAATTCTAGCAGATGACAATTGTAAGGTCTTAACCAGCACACATTCTTTTTCAATGCCAAGGAGTGAAGTGGAAGATACTATCTCAGGAGTAGAACAGACAAGCATGGAAGCAACCCAAAATCCTGCGGAAGTGAATCTGGTGAgtagaaagaaaaggagaatgGGAAGTCCTATGACAACGACTAATGCACAGCAAAACAATGGACAAGGTCAAAAGCTTCTAGAGCAAGGTTTTCTTACAAGCACCAATCACATGAATAATACGTCAACACGAAGCCTATCAGGTGAAAGAAATGGTGTAGAAAAGGCTGTTTCATTAGGTACTGATGAAAATAGTCCTCTTTCAGTGATCAATTCTTCACAGAGTTTGTCACATGGCAGTTATAAGGTCTTCAGCAATACTAGTTCTTCTTCAATGGCCAAGAGTGAAGAGCAGGGTACTATCCTGGGGGTAGAATTTACACTGTGCTCTCCCTTTGATAGGATTGAACAAATGGGTGTGGAAACAACTCAAGATCTTGTAGAAGTGAATCTGGAAagtcaaaagagaaaaaagaagaaaaatcggAAGAAGCCTCCTAAGGCACTGCAAAATAGCGGACAAAGTCAAAAGCTGCTTGAGGAAGGTTGTCTAACTAGCACCAATCATATGAATATTATGTCAACATCAAGTTTGTCAGCTGAAAAAAACAATGGAGGAAACATTAGCTTGTTCGGAACAGAAGAAATTAATACTTCTCCAGTGGCTAATTCTTCACAGAGTTTATCACATGAAAATCATAAGGTCAATGTTAATTCCTTTTCAATGAGCAGGAGTGATGCACAAGACACTGTTCCAGGGGTAGATTCAGCACTGTGCCCTTCCATTTCTAGGATTGAGGAGAGGGGCATGGAGGCAACCCAAAATCCTGTGGAAGTGAATCCGGGGAGTCtaaagaaaaggaggaaaagTCGGAAGAAGAAGCATAATGCATTACAAAATAGTGGACAACCTCAACAGCTGCCAGAGGAACGTTTTCTGACAAGCACCAATCACATGAATATTATGTCAACAGTAGGTCTATCAGATAAAAGAAACAGTGAAGGAAAAGTTATTTCACTGGGCACTGATGAAACTAATACTTTTGCAGTGACTAATTCCTCACAAGGTCTGTCACATGAAAATTTGAAGCACTTCAACAATGCTAATTCTTTTTTGATGACCAAGAGTGAAGTGCAAGATACTACCCCAGGAGCAGATTCAACACTGTGCCCTCCCTTTGATGGGATTGACCAGTGTAGGGAAACAACCCAAAATCCCGTGGAAGTAAATCCAGtgtgtaaaaagaaaaaaagaaggagaaatcGGAAAAAGCACCCTGATGCTTTGCAAAATGGTGGACAAACTCAAAAGCTGCCAGAGGAAGGTTGCCTGACTATTGCCAATCATAAGAATATTATATCAACTGTGAGTTCATTAGATGAAAGAAATACTGAAGAAAAAGTTATTTCATTGGGTACTGGTGAAACTAACTCTTTCTCAGTGACCAATTCTTCAGCAAGTCTATCACGTGAAAATTCTAAGGTCTTCAGCAATACTTATTCTTTGCCAATAATGTGCCCTCCCTTAGCTGAAATTGAACGGGTGGGTTTGGAAACAACCAAAAATCCTGTGGAAGTGAATATGGtgattaaaaaaaggaaaaaaagaaaaagaaataaaaagaaagagccTAATACATTGCATAATGGTGGACAAGCTCAAAAGCTGGGTGAGGACAGTTGCCCAACTAGCACCAATGATATGCATATTATGTCAAATCTAAGTCTATCGGATGAAAAAAATGGTGAAGAAAAGTTTTTTGCACCAGCTGGTGATAAAATTGAACAAGTTTGTGTTGCTGTTGCTGATGAAGGGGATAAAAACTCAGAGATTTCTCATATTTCTCTTTTGAGAGCACCTGTTGGTCATTTGAGGAAGAAGCTTCTTATTCTTGATATAAATGGGGTGCTTGCTGATATAGTTCTACCTGCTCCAAAGAATTGCAAACCAGACTTTAAATTTGCAGGACGG TATTCAAGAGGCCATTCTATCAGGATTTCCTGA
- the LOC115976278 gene encoding uncharacterized protein LOC115976278 isoform X4 produces the protein MIKDPIKHVEPDPVKENNRKCSIHESYKVFRNTNSSSMAKNDVQDTILEIDLTMCPPFAGIKQTGMESTLDPVEVNLLNRKKRRRKNRKKKTNVLQNSGQVQKLPEEGCPTSINHMSSTSELSISGERNCEEKVILLGTDETNSFSVTNPSQILADDNCKVLTSTHSFSMPRSEVEDTISGVEQTSMEATQNPAEVNLVSRKKRRMGSPMTTTNAQQNNGQGQKLLEQGFLTSTNHMNNTSTRSLSGERNGVEKAVSLGTDENSPLSVINSSQSLSHGSYKVFSNTSSSSMAKSEEQGTILGVEFTLCSPFDRIEQMGVETTQDLVEVNLESQKRKKKKNRKKPPKALQNSGQSQKLLEEGCLTSTNHMNIMSTSSLSAEKNNGGNISLFGTEEINTSPVANSSQSLSHENHKVNVNSFSMSRSDAQDTVPGVDSALCPSISRIEERGMEATQNPVEVNPGSLKKRRKSRKKKHNALQNSGQPQQLPEERFLTSTNHMNIMSTVGLSDKRNSEGKVISLGTDETNTFAVTNSSQGLSHENLKHFNNANSFLMTKSEVQDTTPGADSTLCPPFDGIDQCRETTQNPVEVNPVCKKKKRRRNRKKHPDALQNGGQTQKLPEEGCLTIANHKNIISTVSSLDERNTEEKVISLGTGETNSFSVTNSSASLSRENSKVFSNTYSLPIMCPPLAEIERVGLETTKNPVEVNMVIKKRKKRKRNKKKEPNTLHNGGQAQKLGEDSCPTSTNDMHIMSNLSLSDEKNGEEKFFAPAGDKIEQVCVAVADEGDKNSEISHISLLRAPVGHLRKKLLILDINGVLADIVLPAPKNCKPDFKFAGRARENDVYSRGHSIRIS, from the exons ATGATAAAGGATCCCATAAAACATGTGGAACCTGATCCAGTTAaggaaaataatagaaaatgctCCATACATGAAAGTTATAAGGTCTTTAGGAATACTAATTCTTCCTCAATGGCCAAAAATGACGTGCAAGATACAATCTTAGAAATAGATCTGACAATGTGCCCTCCCTTTGCTGGTATTAAACAAACGGGCATGGAATCAACCCTAGATCCTGTGGAAGTGAATCTGttgaatagaaagaaaaggagaaggaaaaatCGGAAAAAGAAGACAAATGTACTTCAAAATAGTGGACAAGTTCAAAAGTTGCCAGAGGAAGGTTGCCCTACTAGCATCAATCATATGAGTAGTACATCAGAACTAAGTATATCAGGTGAAAGAAACTGTgaagaaaaagttattttattggGCACTGATGAAACTAATTCCTTTTCAGTGACTAATCCTTCACAAATTCTAGCAGATGACAATTGTAAGGTCTTAACCAGCACACATTCTTTTTCAATGCCAAGGAGTGAAGTGGAAGATACTATCTCAGGAGTAGAACAGACAAGCATGGAAGCAACCCAAAATCCTGCGGAAGTGAATCTGGTGAgtagaaagaaaaggagaatgGGAAGTCCTATGACAACGACTAATGCACAGCAAAACAATGGACAAGGTCAAAAGCTTCTAGAGCAAGGTTTTCTTACAAGCACCAATCACATGAATAATACGTCAACACGAAGCCTATCAGGTGAAAGAAATGGTGTAGAAAAGGCTGTTTCATTAGGTACTGATGAAAATAGTCCTCTTTCAGTGATCAATTCTTCACAGAGTTTGTCACATGGCAGTTATAAGGTCTTCAGCAATACTAGTTCTTCTTCAATGGCCAAGAGTGAAGAGCAGGGTACTATCCTGGGGGTAGAATTTACACTGTGCTCTCCCTTTGATAGGATTGAACAAATGGGTGTGGAAACAACTCAAGATCTTGTAGAAGTGAATCTGGAAagtcaaaagagaaaaaagaagaaaaatcggAAGAAGCCTCCTAAGGCACTGCAAAATAGCGGACAAAGTCAAAAGCTGCTTGAGGAAGGTTGTCTAACTAGCACCAATCATATGAATATTATGTCAACATCAAGTTTGTCAGCTGAAAAAAACAATGGAGGAAACATTAGCTTGTTCGGAACAGAAGAAATTAATACTTCTCCAGTGGCTAATTCTTCACAGAGTTTATCACATGAAAATCATAAGGTCAATGTTAATTCCTTTTCAATGAGCAGGAGTGATGCACAAGACACTGTTCCAGGGGTAGATTCAGCACTGTGCCCTTCCATTTCTAGGATTGAGGAGAGGGGCATGGAGGCAACCCAAAATCCTGTGGAAGTGAATCCGGGGAGTCtaaagaaaaggaggaaaagTCGGAAGAAGAAGCATAATGCATTACAAAATAGTGGACAACCTCAACAGCTGCCAGAGGAACGTTTTCTGACAAGCACCAATCACATGAATATTATGTCAACAGTAGGTCTATCAGATAAAAGAAACAGTGAAGGAAAAGTTATTTCACTGGGCACTGATGAAACTAATACTTTTGCAGTGACTAATTCCTCACAAGGTCTGTCACATGAAAATTTGAAGCACTTCAACAATGCTAATTCTTTTTTGATGACCAAGAGTGAAGTGCAAGATACTACCCCAGGAGCAGATTCAACACTGTGCCCTCCCTTTGATGGGATTGACCAGTGTAGGGAAACAACCCAAAATCCCGTGGAAGTAAATCCAGtgtgtaaaaagaaaaaaagaaggagaaatcGGAAAAAGCACCCTGATGCTTTGCAAAATGGTGGACAAACTCAAAAGCTGCCAGAGGAAGGTTGCCTGACTATTGCCAATCATAAGAATATTATATCAACTGTGAGTTCATTAGATGAAAGAAATACTGAAGAAAAAGTTATTTCATTGGGTACTGGTGAAACTAACTCTTTCTCAGTGACCAATTCTTCAGCAAGTCTATCACGTGAAAATTCTAAGGTCTTCAGCAATACTTATTCTTTGCCAATAATGTGCCCTCCCTTAGCTGAAATTGAACGGGTGGGTTTGGAAACAACCAAAAATCCTGTGGAAGTGAATATGGtgattaaaaaaaggaaaaaaagaaaaagaaataaaaagaaagagccTAATACATTGCATAATGGTGGACAAGCTCAAAAGCTGGGTGAGGACAGTTGCCCAACTAGCACCAATGATATGCATATTATGTCAAATCTAAGTCTATCGGATGAAAAAAATGGTGAAGAAAAGTTTTTTGCACCAGCTGGTGATAAAATTGAACAAGTTTGTGTTGCTGTTGCTGATGAAGGGGATAAAAACTCAGAGATTTCTCATATTTCTCTTTTGAGAGCACCTGTTGGTCATTTGAGGAAGAAGCTTCTTATTCTTGATATAAATGGGGTGCTTGCTGATATAGTTCTACCTGCTCCAAAGAATTGCAAACCAGACTTTAAATTTGCAGGACGGGCACGTGAGAATGatgtt TATTCAAGAGGCCATTCTATCAGGATTTCCTGA